ATgatccagctctgctgcctgtgagctgcccaccttacctcagacaggaaagggaggaagtactcccagtGGGCTGCAGGGAAGAGGGGcaggtaatgtgaaaaaaatgttgcaaGACATAGTGGACAAACTCTGGGGGAAAGGAGGGTGGCTTGTATGCCCACAAAGAGTCCTCTTCATGCAATCTTTGGCATGTGttccatagattcaccatcactgtgtCCATACCAAGATAAAATAACAATGGATAAATTAtctaaacataaagagtgatattataaggaAATTAGGGGAATATAAAATAGTTTACTTATCAGaactatggagaagggaagaaattatgactgaacaaaaacagatTATAATTCaagatatgaaatgaataattttgatgatattaaattctgtacaaacaaaaaccaataaaataaaaattataaaggaagcaacaaaatggaaaaaatttagaatacttttttctgATAAagctctcatttctcaaatataaaaagaactaagtcaaatttataagaatctgagtcattccccaactgataaatagtcaaagaatataaataagcagtttcctgatgaaatcaaagtttctaataattatatgaatgttctaaatctttctatattagagaaatgcaaattaaaacaactgtcaggtaccaccttacacccatAAGATTGGCCaatttgacagtaaaggaaaataataaatattggacaTTTATTGGGACattcatgcattgctggtggagttgtgaattaattcaatcattctggagagcatttttcGAACTATgaggaaagggctttaaaagaatgcatagcTTTTGATCCAGTAGTAACACTActatgtctatatcccaaaaaatataaaaaaaatggggaagggtcagtttgtaaaaaaatattttagctcctctttttgtggtggcaaagaattgttaACGAAAGGGATTGAGTGGGATATGTAGTGTTTTTCTCAGTAAGGTATTATTTGCCTCCTGACTTGCACCCCAATAATTTAAGAGCGTAAAGAACCACAGTTTAAAGTCcagtttaaaacaattttaagttTTTTGCCTGAATAGGGGGAACCTTGAAAAAAGCTTATCTTCTCCAGGGGCAGGCTTCAAACCAGGAACTAGTCCAGAAAGAGTGATAGCAGGGAACAGGGAGAAGCtctggaaaggaatgaaagaaataacCAGAACATGGAAGCCCCTGATTATGGAGAAAGGATATTCCTCTGAAAATGTATCTGTGCTGTTGCCAGCTGAAAATCCCTTGATCATCACAGATATTCAGGggtaaataattttgaaaatcacAAACACGAGATTACAAGTATGAAAGTCAGTTCGTAGGGGAttgggggagaaaaagagggctcgatcatgtgcttattgactgTAACATCAGGAGAGTTTTGTATCAAGATTACtataaaaactcttttttttttcacaaaagcaTTAGCAATTTCCCTAGGCATCTTGGCAGGGATGGGGCAGGGGACCATTTCTATCTAGAGGAAAGGTCTGGAGCCTAGGGTGGATAGAGGTGGGAATTTCATTGTGGATCTGTACTGTATTTGAGCATTCACTGTGGGCCAGAAATGCAAACTTTTCCTCCTTGCTCCTGGTGTGGCTACAGAGAATTCTAGGAAACTCTTTATCTTTGACTCCATTCTGGCtagagttttgttttggttttttcccagTGGCAGTAGTCTCTCCCCTGTTTCACataggatgtccctcaattggagaatggctgaacaaaatgtggtatatgttggtgattgaatactattatgctataggaaacttcagaaagaactgaaaagacctccatgaactgatacagagtgcaataagcagaatcaggagaacattatacacagtaattgaaatattttggaacaatccaatgtgatagactttgcttctAACAGCTATGCAATTATTATGAATAGTTCTGAGGGACTAATTAAAAAGAATCCTATCCACTTTGAAAACAGAaatattggagtagaaatgcaggtgaAAACATATAACTTGTCTctagtttatttgggtatatgatttgtggttttgattttataagattattcactcaaaataatgaataacatggaaatacgttttgcatgataatacctgTGTAACCCAGATTGgattgtttgccagctctgggaggaagtggggaaaagaaggaagagagaccacatgaatcatataaacttGGAAAATTTAAGTGGAAATTTATTgagataaaattaaaacattaaaaagtggGTACAGAGAAATCTCTTCCCTGAATGCCAGTTATGTTGGTATAAGGCTGAGGTTATTTAGCTGAAAAGACAGAGTTCCCTTAAAATCCACAATTGAGAGTAGAGTGTCTTCTCAGGGCATCTGGTTTCAGTTTAATATAAAATTCATGTGCTTAATATTTTCAAGAGCAACTAGGTAGAAGAATCAATTATTTGAAACATGGATTTATTGTCTACTATTTGCATGCAAAATGTGTTAAAGGAtttcttaattaatgaattagaaaCATTATTTTTAGCTTTCTAGTTTGTTTTGAATACATAAGTGTTACGTTTAAAGACTTTGTCATTTTAAGGGAACTcttaaatgaagaagaaataattgaGGAATGTACCTTTCCAAAATTCATCACAGAACTTTGTGACCTGTGGTGAACATAAAGTTTTGATTTAATACTTTATCACATTCATTACACATATAGAGCTTATCTAGTGTGGACTCTGAATGTTGATTACAAGGAACTCAATTCAGCTGGATCATTTAACTGCCCTCATTTCAAAAATAGAAGTTTGCTTAAAATGccaattctttcatttccatGAAGTATTGAATTTTGTCTGACTGCTTTAACATACCAGTTAGGTAAATGTCCAAAGGCAGAGTAAATGTCCATGAAATACCCTCTGATGATCATGAAGCTTTGACActtatttaaattctttcttacACTCCTTATACATAGAGGAATTATCTGGAGTGGACTGTCTTTATTACTGTAAATTACAGAATTCCAGCTAAATAAATTATCACTCATAAAAATAGAGCTTAATCACAGTATGGACTCTCTGATGATATTTAAGTTTTGACTTTTCTCTAAATCCTTTTCCACATATATCACAAATAAATGGTTTCTCTCCAAAATGGATTTTCTTATGTTTCTGAAAACTAGAATTACGAATGAATCGTTTCCCACACACATCACACAtatagggcttctctccactgTGAACTTTCAGATGTTCATCAAGATATGTCTTCCGAGTGAATTTTTTCTCACAAATTGCACATATGTAGAGCTTCTCTCTAGTGTGAATTATATGATGTCTATTAAAGTTTAACTTACTTCTAAATgctttcccacactcatcacaTATAAAGAGAGTTTTTTCAGAGTGGACTTTCACATGTTCACAAAGGCTTGACTTCCATTTGaatcctttcccacactcatcacaAATAAATAGCTTTTCTCCATAGTGGACTTTAAGATGTTTATGAAGATATTTCTTCTGAGTGAATTTTTTCTCACAAATTGCACATATGTAGAGCTTCTTTCTAGTGTGAATTATATGATGTCTATGAAGGTTTGACTTCCATCTGAACcctttcccacactcatcacaATTATAGGGCTTTTCTTCAGAGTGGACAATCATATGTTTATGAAGATTTGACTTCTGACTGaatcctttcccacactcatcacaATTATAAGGCTTTTCTCCAGAGTGAATATTCAAATGATCATAAAGATGTGACTTCTGTATGaatcctttcccacactcatcacaATTATAGGGCTTTTCTTCAGAGTGGACACTCATATGTTTATGAAGATTTGACTTACATCTGaatcctttcccacactcatcacaATTATAAGGCTTTTCTCCAGAGTGGACACTCACATGTTCATGAAGGTTTGATTTACATCTGAATCCTTTCCCACACTTATCACATTTATAGGGCTTTTCTCCAGAGTGAATATTCAAATGATCATAAAGATGTGACTTCTGTCTGACtcctttcccacactcatcacaTATATAGGGCTTCTCTCTAGTGTGAATTATATGATGTCTATGAAGGTTTGACTTAAATCCAaatgctttcccacattcatcacACATATAGGGCTTCTCTGTAGTGTGAATTATATAATGTCTATGAAGGTTTGACTTCCTTTTGaatcctttcccacactcatcacaTTTATAGGATTTTTCTTTAATGTGCATTGTCTGATGAGCATGAAATAAAGCCTTTTGGCTGAAACTCATCTCACACTCATTACATTCAAAGCAATTTTCTTCGGTGAGAACTTTCTGATAATCATGAAGCTTTGATTTATGGGTGGATCCTTCTTCACATTCTTCACATATGTAAGGCTTCTCTCCACTGCGAACTCTTTTATGATTATGAGATATTAACTTCCAGTTGAAGACTTTCCCACACTTAGCACATATATAAGGAATCTCTCCtctatggattctctgatggatATTAAGATTTGACTCCTCAATGAATCCTTTACCACACTCAGCACATATATAGGGCTTCTGTCCTTTATGTACATTCTGATGAACATTCAACTctgaattataatttaatatctttCCACAGTTATTAgatatacattttctctttcttctgcagTATTTGATATTCATAGAGTTGCAATTTTGGGGAAACATGTTTCCTGTAGGTGGATCATTTTATGTAATTTTCAGCATGCAGATTTTGACTGGTACACGTGTCCATATATTGTTCAAATGAAGAATTGCTCATCTCGATTTCCATGGCTTACTGATTCATAGGAGTAGTTTGTTGggtaaaataaaaccaatgctgACACAATTACTCTACTGTTGctttcaaagcttttcaatatttttatcttgGTACCAGTGGACTCTACACTAGGAAATAGTCGTTATTTTTCTGTGATTATTGATTATCATTCTTTTTCCAAATGCTACAAATGAGTGACAAACTTTTTATATCCTTGTTTTTTCTATGTACTTTGAATTGTTCCTTGAAAAATCATGATCTTATTCAGATTCTCACATTTCTGAATGTACTTTCATCTGTCAGCTTTATAATGTGGAATGGTGGTATACTCTGTCTTCATTTTTGTGGCCTTTAAATCACTGTTGATAGTTTGGTCTATTTCCTGAAATTAAAACccccaaaaagtatttatttcagAACTTtcaaaggaactttttttttatctgtgacaTAGATATAGGTATAACAAAATAACAAGCACTTACTGAACCAATTTAGTTCAGTAAACAGTCATGAATCACTTGCAAATGGGATTTCGTTAGAAGTCTTCCTAATAAAATAAGCTATGAAGCAAGTATAATGCCCTAtctccattattatttaatattatactagaaatgctagctttagcaataagagaagaaaaggaaattgaaggaattaaaatagtcaaagagaaaactaaactattGCTCTTTGCTGATAATACAATGTTATACTtagagaaataattaaataaactatttaaaataattacaaattttagcgaagtttcagggtacaaaacATAACCAGACAAATTATCagctttctatatattaccaacaaagctgAGCAgcaagagatataaagaaattccgttaaaaattgtttttacatgtaattggagaaaaaatatttaaaagcttataagaattcaaactAGCATAGCACAATGAAGAGAGAAGATGTTAATATTGTGGAAATTGGTGAGGAAGTGACATTTCTTATGACAAATGTAATTTTTATCAtcatagaaacaaaaatagaattcaataaCTGTATCAGTGAGAGATCCTTCAAGAGCTCTAAGCCCATAGATATAGGGGTGATAAACAGCAGGTCAGAGAAAGATAACAGGGTTGTTTGGTGGCATTGGGAGAAGGATTCTGTTGTGTTGTCCACGTATGGTTTCTTGTCATAGACCATTTTGAAGAGGGGCACTAGCAGAAGGGAGGACCCAAatcacagttccagggcagaaaagcatACATAGCAGAGTATAGACCAGGAGAAGAGTGACTACACCTCACCTTAGTTTATACTGATCTGAAAGAATTAAACATTTACAGACCTacagaattaattctaaaaagaggataaaaacctGAAGTTTGGGAAAATAATTCCTCCACCTCTAGAAGAGAACTAAACATGAACATAAAGTCAAAAGTCAAGAAAAGGGctgggaaaaataaacaaataaccaaacaaggacttgaatataaaaaagttactaatgtgagaaggaaaatcaATATGCAAACTTAAAAgtaaacaaagaaatcaaagtagctacattcaaaattataaagaaaaatgtgaatttgtaTAGGTTTCCTAAAAGAActtctagaagagctcaaaaaggaattttaaaaatcaaagaagaagtGTAGAGGAAATCTTTGAGAAAGAAATGTGACACAGGGAAATTATAGCAAAacgaaaaggaggagaaaaaatactgaacaaaaaacaacataaaagaagaggacaaatagcaaaagaggtacaaaaatgcactaaaaaaagttagtaaaaatggaaaaggagatataatatctaagtgaagaaaaaaatttcttaataatcAGAATTAGGGAAGTATAAGctaaaaaatcaataattcaacaaaaacaaaaaaaataaatcaaaagaatcataaaatggaggaaaatgtgaaatttatatcattggaaaatcaattgacctggaaaaaagatttagaagagataatttaggaattattggactaaGTGAAAGCctgaatcaaaaaatgaaaaagaattaagaatgatGGTACGATatctaaaaagtaaaattaagtgATGCATAAAAAATTTAATGGGaggtaggaaaagagagaagtagaatggtataaattatctcatataaaagaagtCCAATTGAGCCTTTTACAGTCAATAGGAGAAATACTAGGGACCACTTAAATTTACTGTCAACATAATTGGCTCACAGATGGAATAACATACACACTTGGGATAGAATCTATCTTAACCTAcaggaatatagaaaaataaaagggataagagaaggaaggggctGCTGATAGAAGGGAATTGAATTAACAGAGGCAGTAGTTAGAAGCAAAACAGTTTTGAAGATGTAAGTTTTGAaaggtgagagaaagaaataaaaatgggcaggggTAATAGGATGGAGGAAAATGCACAGTTCTTAATCATTAATCGTATTAATCAGAATTTAAATTGGATCAACTCATGCATAAAATTTAAGTAGAGAGCAGGGTAGAATAACAGTCAGAATCCTTCAATATGTTGTTTTCAAGAAGAAAAGACACACAAGCAGAGTAAAGTAAGGATATAAagaagaatctattatgcttcagttgaaataacaaaagaaaaatatagatctaTTTGAAAGAGATAGATAATGAAACTATATTTTGTTAAAGCAATACTGtatacaatgaagtaatatcaatataaaTTACATATGCACTGAATGGTATAACATCCATATATTATACTTTTGATATTCTCAACAATGCAATattccaagaaaattctgaaggactccaAAGAAAAAACTTAATTGATTCTAAATGCAAATCCAAGCttacaaattcctttttttttttttttgaggggtagtgaaggtttgttttttttttctttttttctttttttaaacttttaccttacatcttggaatcaatactgtgtattggttccaaggcagaagagcagtaagggctaggcaatgggggggtaagtgacctgcccagggtcaatagctaggaagtgtctgaggcatatttgaacccaagacctcctgtctctaagcctagctctcaatcccctgagctacccagctgctgccaGGTCTGTCTTTTCTTTCGCAACATGActcatgaaaatatattttgaatcatatgtataatatataacactGTGTTTGGTTTCTGAAGGGGGGAGCAGGAAGAGTGGGGAGGATGAGAGAGAATTTgcaactcaaaattaaaaaacatatattaaaatgattttacatgtaatttaaaagataaagtatttttaaaaagaaatccacTTCTCCAACTAGTCATTTCTATTTCTGTGTCCAAGAAATAGGCTAACTTTGAAGGAGGCAGGCTGATAGCAGAGAGTGTGATCTAGTATCTTCATACCACCCAGCTATCCTTAAAGAATGTCTGGTTGGTTTTCCAAAGATGTTAGGTTTGCTGCCTCTATCCTTGCACAGGCAGCTGGATTCAAACAATGAATATGTCTTAGAtacaagagggaaggagggaattgtTGATAGATCTCATTCCCAATTTCCATTCTATCATATTTTCTATCATCAATGATTGTAGCCTTCCTATTTTTTGTACTTCCCCAATCTATAAAATAGAACTACCTCCTTTATTTGGGACATTAACATCACAGAGAAAGCTGAGATTCTATTAATTGGAATATTCCCACTTTGCTAATGAATCGAATGTTCTCAGGCTATTctacctcagtttactcttctTAAATGCTATTAATACAATGTTGAACCAAGATGAGAACAGAGACCACAGCTCTCCCTTTATCATACCACCTTAAGTGGCCAGAAAACtgatagaaataaatatgaaaacagCAAGATAGAAAGACAAGAAGTTTGGGACAGCCGCCCACAACCACATCCccaacaaacacacacatatcaaGAATAGAACCCACAtctaacataaagttcaaaatcaataaaaagaatgagaaaatgagcaaacaacaaaagggAATCTGAGTATAAAGAGTtactttggtgacagggaagatcaaagtCTTTACCCACTCAATATTCAGTGTTATAATATTTAGTTTCtcattttaattgatatttacAAAGCCCTCAGTTAAATGGAATTTTCGATgcattgtgattttttaaaagggttcatttaatatttctaattatatattattatgtatttgcTTTTCAGGTTTTTATGCCTCTTTGACTAAGTGGCTAAATCTTATCccataattttcttacattattctcatttactgtcttattttttccttaaccatCTATTTAACTGCTGAAAtgttttttgtactttttaaaatctctttatttaGTTCTTCTCATAATTCTTATTGGTCATGTAtacaatatagattttttttctctctggagtATTttcttgtagatttttttttcacatcaagaATTGGAAAAGTaactaaaaaaagggaaaaaatttaaaaattcttaaacaccaaaatagaaattctcAAATCCAAGAGATTAATCAatttgaaagttaaaaaatatattaataagtaAAAGTACtaggtttaaaaataatacaataaagtATTTGTTAATTAAACTATCAAGAAACTAAATTACTAGTTTCAAAAATAAGGGTAAGAGTACCATCAATGAGTAAAGCAATTTTGAGGAGCTTTTTTGAACAATATCACAGAAAAgctaaattaaatgaatattttttaaaatataaatttccaagattaaaagaaatagaaatagatagcagaaaggaaaaagaataagtcACAAATGAGCTGTGTAAGAAAATATACTATCAATCAATGTAGAGATAAAATACACCACTATTCCAATTTAAAACACCAGGAGGAATAGTAATCAATGGAGCTTTATTTAAGGAGTGAGATTCAGGGTGAAACAAGTATGTCCCTTATAATCATGATTTAATAGTATTTTATAAAAGCTAGCTATAGCTATAAGACTagaaagatgaattaaaaaatttaaaaagtcaatgaggaaataaaactatcagtCTTAACAGCTGATTTGAAAACCATAGAAAATCAGCTAAAAATAGCTGGAATGATTAAGAATTTCAGCAAAgttgtagaatataaaataaactcatataaatcatcagcatttctgtacaaTATCAGAAAATACATCAGGGAGGGATAGAAGGAAACATTCCAGTTAAAACAAACACAGAAAGTAGAAATTAGTTTGAAACCTACTTGCCCAGACAAACCCAGTTAAGAATAAGAACAccattacaaaacatttttcacaaaaatagaaatctaaacaactggagaaatattaatttttaatgaaaaagctATGTCAATATGataatggcaattctacctaaaattatttacttattcatttctatatgaaacaatcaaataattattttatagaactagaaaaaataacaaaatcaatctggaagaacaaaaggtcaagaataccaaatgaattgatgaaaaaacaaaaaacataaaggaaaccAGCCTTCAAATGCCAAATTTTAAACTATATCACAAAGTGACAAACAAATCTGTTTGGGCTGGCTAAGAAATTGTGTGCTTTAAGCTAATATGATGAGATTTGGTATATAACATAATGAAGTAATAGTCTAGTTTTTGATAAACTCAAAAATTCAAGCTGATTGGGTGAGATAGAGGAATGGtggaacttactatttgacaaaaactctgaGGGCAACTGGAAAGCATTTGAAAGAAAGTAGGCATAGACCAAAATCTTACACTGCACACAAAGATAAGGTTTATAATTAAGACATGaaaggtgatatcataagcaaattaggaaagTGTGGAAAAATTTACCTGTTAGatttatagataaaggaagacTTTAATACTCACCATGAGATAGAAAAGATTATATGAGGCAACATGGATAATTTTGGttggaataaattaaaaacattttgcacaaagaaaactaatgtagcca
The Gracilinanus agilis isolate LMUSP501 unplaced genomic scaffold, AgileGrace unplaced_scaffold60762, whole genome shotgun sequence DNA segment above includes these coding regions:
- the LOC123256546 gene encoding zinc finger protein OZF-like produces the protein MNIKYCRRKRKCISNNCGKILNYNSELNVHQNVHKGQKPYICAECGKGFIEESNLNIHQRIHRGEIPYICAKCGKVFNWKLISHNHKRVRSGEKPYICEECEEGSTHKSKLHDYQKVLTEENCFECNECEMSFSQKALFHAHQTMHIKEKSYKCDECGKGFKRKSNLHRHYIIHTTEKPYMCDECGKAFGFKSNLHRHHIIHTREKPYICDECGKGVRQKSHLYDHLNIHSGEKPYKCDKCGKGFRCKSNLHEHVSVHSGEKPYNCDECGKGFRCKSNLHKHMSVHSEEKPYNCDECGKGFIQKSHLYDHLNIHSGEKPYNCDECGKGFSQKSNLHKHMIVHSEEKPYNCDECGKGFRWKSNLHRHHIIHTRKKLYICAICEKKFTQKKYLHKHLKVHYGEKLFICDECGKGFKWKSSLCEHVKVHSEKTLFICDECGKAFRSKLNFNRHHIIHTREKLYICAICEKKFTRKTYLDEHLKVHSGEKPYMCDVCGKRFIRNSSFQKHKKIHFGEKPFICDICGKGFREKSKLKYHQRVHTVIKLYFYE